From the genome of Lutra lutra chromosome 8, mLutLut1.2, whole genome shotgun sequence:
GAAAAACATTATAGACAAAGTTTCCATAACTTTTTGGttgatatatgtataaaatatgcatgcacacatacacacacacaaacacacatacatgcacagaaagagaaggggaaagagaaagattattttttaaaaatgtgtttgtggggcacctgcgtggctcagtgggttaaggcctctgccttcagctcaagtcatgatcccagggtcctaggaaggagccccacatcaggctctctgctcagcagggagcctacttcctgcccccacccccccacccccgcctgtctctctgcctacttgtgatctctctctgtcaaataaataaaaaaaatcttttttaaaaaaagtgttttaatagCTAAGAAAATTGAAAGGAGGCAAGAGCTCATTGAAAATAACAACTTAAGAAGATAAACCTCTGGGGAAAAAATGCACCAAGAAGTGTACAACttctatatgaagaaaacaaacaaaataatttctagCAGTCTATATAAGTACTTGAATAAGTGGAATGCTGTCTGTTGGTTTTGGATAGAAAAACTTGTTAATTTAAATAGATCAAGTCTCTCCAGGTTAAGTACAGCTGACTCTTGTTTACCTTCCCAGCAACCTGTCTACTTCTTTGAAAACAGAAACccaaataagcatgtgaaaagatgtccCACATCATGTGTCatcaagaaaatatgaatttaaatgacAATAAGCTATCAATACACAACTATAGAATGGCCACTGAATGAACACTGACCACCCCAAATCCTGACAAGAATGAggaacaacaggaactctcattaaTTGCAGGAgggatgcaaaatggtacagccactttggaagatagtttggcagtttcttataaagctaaaTACATGCAGAGTGtgtaatccagcaatcccattcttGGTATTTACTTGAAGGAGCTGAAGACTTGGGTTCACACAAAAACTGTGTAAATGTGGATTCATCAATTACAAAAAATATACCACTCTTGTGGGGGTGTTGATAATGAGGAAGCTATATATGTAAGGAGGCAGGAGGTGTATGGGAAATCTTAGTATCTTCTTCTGATCTTGGGTGAATCTAAAACTACTCAAAAAAATAATGTCTCCAAATCAGAAGCAAAAACCCTTCTTTCATCAGATATTGAGATGCCCTGTGCTTCAGTGAAAGCTGAAATCTTCCTCATCCTGAGaagtgaatttttattaattGACTTGCCAGTGATTAGTTCTATAATCAATGGAATTCTCACAAATAAGATGAGTTCTGCAAAGACCTCTTAGAAAAATGTTCTTGACCCTGAACACaaagaagaaacatatttttcttttgaccttGGACTTTGGGGTGTGCTTAAAGATGACATAGCTGCCATGTGACCATTAGGTTCAAGCCTGATGGCAAAGGTCAAAACAGTGAAACAGAGAAGCCATCCTTGAAGTACTGGCTTAGCTAATGCACATCACTGTGTCTTTGGATGTCTTGTCATATGAGTTACTAAActccttatttcatttataatgtttttttttatgtagataggagattcctttttatttctccagtgaCAATATTTACAGCTGAATATAAATTAAAGTCCTGCTTGCACACCAAAGCCAGGTCctttgggtggttcagtcaaagAGGTAAGACCTCCAGCTGGCTCACAAGAGAAGCGTCCACTCCTTGGCCCAGGTTTTGGAACTTTGCCAGCTTTAAGCTCATCAATAATTTCTTCGATATCCTTAGGTGTCAGATCCTCATAGTAGTTGTCATTTATTTGAACCATTGGTGCATTTACACAGGCCCCTAAACATTCCACCTCTATAAGAGTAAAAAGTTTATCAGGTGTAGTCTCCCCAACTTTTATTCCAAGTTTTTTCTGAATGGCCTCCAGTATGCTGTCAGAGTTTCGAAGCATGCAAGGTGTAGTAGTGCAGACCTGAATGTGATACTTTCCAACTGGCTTTCGATTATACATTGTATAAAAAGTTGCTACTTCATATACTCTCATTGGAGGTACTTGTAAAACTTCTGCAACCTTGTTCATAGCTGAGATGGGCAGCCATCCATTCTGTCTTTGGGCTAAATCCAGGACTGGGAGCACAGCTGCTGCTTTATGTCCTTCTGGATAGTTTTTTACAATTGCCTCTATCCTCTTATAGTTTTCTGGCGTGAAATCAAATGG
Proteins encoded in this window:
- the LOC125107912 gene encoding LOW QUALITY PROTEIN: NADH dehydrogenase [ubiquinone] flavoprotein 2, mitochondrial-like (The sequence of the model RefSeq protein was modified relative to this genomic sequence to represent the inferred CDS: deleted 1 base in 1 codon), translated to MFFSAALRAKAAGLTAQWGRHIRNLHKTAVQNGAGGALFVHRDTPENNPDTPFDFTPENYKRIEAIVKNYPEGHKAAAVLPVLDLAQRQNGWLPISAMNKVAEVLQVPPMRVYEVATFYTMYNRKPVGKYHIQVCTTTPCMLRNSDSILEAIQKKLGIKVGETTPDKLFTLIEVECLGACVNAPMVQINDNYYEDLTPKDIEEIIDELKAGKVPKPGPRSGRFSCEPAGGLTSLTEPPKGPGFGVQAGL